In Isosphaera pallida ATCC 43644, the sequence CGAGATCGAAGCCCAGTAGGCTTGCTTGCAGCGTCGTTCCTGCTCGGGCGTGATACCGAAGCTAGGCCAGGGACGGGTCGAGGCGAAGGCGGCGGCCGGCACGTCTTCGGGGATCATGTTGGGACGCGGAGTCAACGACACCGTCTCAAACGGATAAAGGTCAAAGTATTTCTGAGGGGCGACATAAGGCGTGTGGGGACGGTAGAAACCGACCGCGAGGAACAAGGGTTGGTCTTGCCGTTGGTTGAGGATGCGGATGGCCTCGCTGGCCACTTTGCCGTCGGTGTGGTCCTCGTCCTTACCATCGGGGTCGCTCAAATAGCACATCCCCGCGCCCAAGCCGCGCTTGGGTGTATGATTGATGATCTTAGGCTCAAGCTCAGACTTATCGATCCCGACAGGGTTGACCTTCTCAGACCACGAGGGGGGATCGTCCAGGCCGTCGGTGCCGATCTGACCGGGGTTGCCGTAGTGGTAGAGTTTGCCCACCCGCGCGACATGATACCCATTGGTTTTGAACAACTGAGGTAGTGTTAGAATATTGGGGTCGGTCTCGCGGAACTGTTTCTGGTTGTCGTACACCTTGGTTTGGTCGGGGCGAAGTCCGGTGAGGAAGGAAGCGCGGCTGGGGTTGCAAAGGGGATACTGGCAATAAGCCCGATCGAATCGAACCCCACGGGCTGCGAGTGCGTCTAGGTGGGGGGTCTTGACCTGGGGGTGACCATAACAGCCCGCGTCGTTGTTCATGTCGTCCACCGTGATGAACACCACGTTGGGCCGTTGGACGGCGGCTGGAACCAAACGCGGAGGGCTGGCGGCCTGGGGTCGAGTCGCGGCGGCCTTCGTGGTGGCCGCGTCGCCAGCCGCCGGGCTGTTGGCCTGGAAGGTCGCCGCGGGGTCAGGGTCAGGCACCTTCAACTCAGCGCGGAGGCGTTCAAGCTCGGCATGCAGTTCAGCCTGAATCTGTGCGTATTCGGGCTTGCCGTAGACGCTGGTCAATTCCAAGGGATCGGTTTCAAGGTCGAACAGCTCCCACTCGTCGATGTCGTCGCCGTAGAACCGGACCAACTTGTAGCGGTCGGTCACCACGCCGTAATGCCTACGCACCGAGTGAACGCCTGGATATTCATAATAGTGATAGTAGAACGACTTGCGCCAATCAGCGGGGGTTTTGCCCTTGAGGATCGGCACCAGACTCCGTCCGTGAAGGTCATCGGGGGGGGTAAGGCCGGCGGCCTCCAGAAAGGTGGAGGCGAAATCGAGGTTAGATACCAGGTCGCGGTTGACTGAACCGGGTGCGACCACGCCAGGCCAACGGATCAACAACGGTGTGCGCAACGACTCCTCGAAGATGAATCGCTTGTCGAACCAGCCGTGCTCGCCCAAATAAAATCCCTGATCGGAGCAGTAGACCACAATGGTGTTGTCGGCGACGCCGGCGGCCTCCAGCGCCTCCAGCAACCGCTGAACCGACTCGTCCACCGCTTTGACGCACCCCAGATAGTCGTGCATGTAACGGTTGTACTTCCAACGAACCAGGTCGTTTCCTTCGAGCTTGGCTTGGCGGAAGGCGCGGTTACGTGGTTCGTAGTAGGCGTCCCAGACTCGGCGTTGTTCGGCGTTGAGCCGCGCTGGAGGGACCAACTTGAGGTCGCGCTCGTTCATGGTTCGAGCAATGGTCATATCCTGTTCCCGCTCCGCCTTGCCGCGACCGGCGTAGTCGTCGAACAAGGTGGGGGGCTCGGGATAGACCCGGTCGTTGTCGTGACCGAGGTGCCGCAGCGCCGGCTCCCACTCACGATGGGGCGCTTTATGATGAACCATCCAAAGGAACGGCCGCGAAGGATCGCGTGATTGGGTGAACCACTGCAAAGCCCGTTCCGTAATCAAGTCGGTGACGTAGCCAGTTTTGGTGATTTTGCCGGTGGGCGTCAGGAAGTCGGGATTATAGTAATGCCCCTGACCCGGCAGGATTTCCCAGTCGTCGAAGCCGGTCGGTTCGCTTACAAGGTGCCACTTGCCGAAAAGCGCGGTTTGATACCCTGCCTTCTGGAGCAGTTTGGGGAAGGTGGTTTGGGAGCCGTCGAATCGACTACGATTGTCATAGAATCCGTGAGCGTGGGAATATTTTCCGGTTAGCACCGTCGCGCGGCTGGGTCCACAGATCGAGTTAGGAACCAGGCAGCGGTCGAACCGCATCCCTTCACGGGCGAGCCGATCGAGGGTGGGGGTTTGGAGCAGGTTGCGTGCCTCGCCGTAGGCGCTAAGGGCCGGGATGGAATGATCATCGGAGAAAATGAACAGGATGTTGGGGCGATGGTCCTCGTGGTGGGGGCGTTCCGCGGCGATGGCGGACTCGAGGCCGACTCCGATCCCACCCAGCCAAACGACGAGGAATGATGTCCACCGAAACGCCAATGAGGTCGAATGCGGGTTGAGTAGGTGCGTTGCCACGATCATTCCTCCGGGTTTAACGCGTTTGACGACCAAAATCGTCAAGCCGAACGGGAAGCGGGAAGTCGTTCTCGGGAGCTCCCAACCGGTTGGGATGCGGATTCGGTGGACAGCGATCGCCGTGATCGAAACCGCACCGAGTTGTTTGACCCAACGCCGATTGTCAATCGTGGTGAAGCCCCGGTCAACCCACTCAGCCAAGTGGGAGGGACGGCACGCCAATTGAACTCAAGACACTTCTTGCCTGAAGGGAGGGCGGATGGTATTCCTCACCGTGTGGGATGCCTCGACTGTGAAGTGAACCGTCGAAGGCGGACGTTCAACGTCTCAGGTCGCGTCTACGCCTTCGTCATGTCCAATCACCCACGCGAATCCTGGATCATCCAACGATGTGGAAACGTCTTGCATTGGCGTTGAAGTTCGGTTGGCGAATCCTCACCCAGCCGGAGTTCGCCGACCGCGCCGCGCCTCTGCTCCATGCCGAACCAGAAGGGCCCGACCTTCGGATTTTGACCTTGTTGCAACGCGATGGCCGGTTGGTCGATTTCGTCCTGGAGGAGATCGATTCCTACTCCGACGCCCAAATCGGCGCGGAGGTTCGCAAGATTCACCAGGGTTGTCGCAAGGTTTTGACTGACTATCTTGAAATTGAGCCGATCTTCACCCAAGACGAATCGACCATGGTGACGGTCCCCGCCGGTTTCGATCCCAACGCCATTCGTCTGGTGGGTCAGGTGAGCGGCAACCCGCCCTTCAAGGGAACGCTCTGCCACAAAGGTTGGCGGGTCAAGACGGTGAAGTTCCCCACCTCCGCGGGTCTCGCCGCCTCGGCCAACATCCTCGCCCCCGCCGAGGTCGAGTTGCGTTGAACCGCGGTTTTCTCATCCTCAAGGTCAAAGACGCCGTTGGTTGGTGGGATGACGCCTTGGAATTTGGAACGGTTCGCACAATCGCGTCCCTTTTTGGTGCATTTGACGCTGGACCTCAACCTTGAGGCCATTCTCGACGATCGTGTTTTGAAACCGGCCGGCGAGCTGATGCGCGCGTCGGGTCAACTCGATTGGCTAACTCGTCGCCGTCCCGCCGATCTCCCTCTCACGATCCCCCACCGCGCGGATGGCGTGCGTCGCGTGTGGGTGCGCGACCAAATTCCCTTGCGACCCGAACGCATTCTCTTTGAACCTGGGTGGACCTTGGAACGCTTTGTAGCGCGTTTGAACGCGATGGTGTTTCTTTGGCCCGCGACCTCCAAAGGTCCCATCACCGCTGGACGCCGGCAAATCGCCTGCTACACGCGCCGTCCCGGCCCTCGACCACTCCTCATTTGGATGGACACCCGAGCGGTCTTCGCCCTCAACGACCCGAACCGTGTTCGGCTCACCACGGTGAACTCCGGAGCGCCTTCCGTCCGCGGCAGCCGCCTTGGATCCCGGGGCGAGTCCACCTTCCACCCGATCGAGACCTTTCCCGGCCCGTCCTGGCGGGTGGTCGAAGTCGCCTTCGAGGGACCCGTGCGGCTTCCCGAAACCTTCCGCGTCGCGCCGGTCGTCGCAATTCCCTAACGCTTCTCAAATTGTCCAAGCTGATGCGGTCTTTGGCTCCGCCTCGGCAACGAACTTCTCGATGAGTTCAACCTCGCGGGCCGAGCCGATCACCAGCGAGGATCGTTGATGGATCGAGCGGGCGCGGGGAGGGAGGATTGGGGATCGGCCGTCGGACGCCTTGCCACCGGCCTGCTCGACCAAAAACGCCAGGGGCGCGCTTTCATAAAACAGCCGCAGTTTGCCCTCAGCGTGGCCGCGGTCGGACGGATAAAAATACACGCCACCCCGCAGTAAGCAGCGGTGGAAGTCGGCCACGAGCGCGCCGGAGTAGCGCAACGAATAGGGACGGCGGGTGGCCGGGTCGCGTTGAGAGATGTGATGGATGTAGCGTTGAAGTCCAGGGTGCCACTCGTAAAGCCGACCCGTGTTGGCGGCGAACGAATCGCCCTCCTCGGGACAGCGGATGTCGGGATGACACATCATAAACTCGCCGAGTTCCCGGTCGAGCAGGAAGGACCGCACTCCTTCGCCTTGGGAATAGACCAACAACGTGCCCGAGCCGTAAAACACATAACCCGCGGCGACCAGGGGGGCGCGTCCCTCGATAAGTTCGGCGGTGAGGTCGCCGGGTCCGGTTCGTTCGCGTCGGTAGAAGCCAAAGATTGTCCCGAGGGAGCCATTGATCTCGGTGTTACTCGACCCATCGATGGGGTCGATGCAAAGGATCATGCGGGCGCGATCGCCTTCGGAAAGGACCACGAGTTCGTCCATTTCCTCCGAAACCAAACCGGCCAACCGGGTGGAGCGATGGAAGGCATCCAGCACCACTTGATTGGCGTAGACGTCCAGGCGGGTTTGGTCGTCGCCGGTGCTGTTGGTTCCCCCTTGGACGGATTGGGGAGGAGCGGCCGCGGCGAGGGCAGCGCGATTGATCTCGCGGGCCAATACCTTGGCGGCGAAGGCCAGCTGATTCATCAGCGGCGAAAGGTCGTCGGCCACGCCTCCGGGTCGCTCCCGCTCCACTTGGCGCAAATGCTGGGCCAGCGAGAGGATCGTCGGGGAGCGGGGAGCGGGCGTGGAATATTGGGCGGACATGGGAATAGTCCTCACGGCGAGTCGAGAAACGGTCAGCCGACCGATCGGCAAGGGGAGGTCGGTTGAAGAGGAACCCCATCTCGACTATAACGGGTTGCCGTTCGAAAACCGAGGGACTGTCCGTTCGCGCTGGCGGAGGGTTGATCAATCCATGAAGCTCGGAGTACTTCAAGAGCGTCGTCCCGGCGAAACCCGGGTTGCCTTGGTTCCCGCCCAGGTGCCGCTCGCGGCTAACCCCAAGACGGGTCTGGAGGTGCTGGTGGAACCGGGGGCCGGCCTCCACGCCGGTTTTTCCGACGCCGAGTACGCTGAGAAAGGAGCCACCATTGCCGCCGACCGCGCTCAGGTGTTGGCACAAGCCGATGTCCTGCTCTGCGTGCGGCTCCCCGAGGATTCCGAGACCCTGGTCGCCTTGAACGGCTCGAAAACCCTCATCGGCATGGCCGATCCCCTGGGGAATCCCCAGTTGATTGCTGACCTCGCTGGACGGGGCTTGCGGGTCTTCGCCTTGGAACTGATCCCCCGGATCACCCGGGCTCAAAACATGGATGTGCTGTCGTCGATGGCTACGGTCTCTGGTTACAAAGCGGTTCTCCTGGCCGCCAACCACCTGACCCGGATGTTCCCTATGCTGATGACCGCCGCTGGCACCATCCCGCCCGCCAAAGTGCTCGTCCTGGGCGCGGGGGTCGCCGGCCTTCAAGCCCTGGCCACCGCGCGACGCCTCGGGGCCGTCACGATGGGCTACGACGTGCGGATCGCTGCTCGCGAACAGGTCGAAAGTCTGGGGGCTAAATTCGTCGAACTTGACCTCAAGGCCGACGACGCCGAAGGCGCAGGGGGGTACGCCAAACAACTCGATCAATCCTTTTACGACCGTCAACGTCAATTGCTCGGCCGGGTGATCGCCGAGTGCGACGTCGTGATCTCCACCGCGGCGGTGCCCGGAAGCAAGTCGCCCCTGCTCATCGACGAGGCGGCGGTTCAAGGCATGAAGTCCGGCAGTGTGATCGTGGATCTCGCCGCGGAGCGCGGCGGCAACTGCGCGTTGACCATCCCCGATCGGACCATCCAGGCCCACAGCATCACCATCCTCGGCCCCACCAACTTACCCGCGAGTGTGCCAACCCACGCCAGCCAACTTTATAGCCGCAACCTGGTCAACTTCATCACCCACCTGTCCAAGCTGGGGTTGCTTGGGGGAAACTCCACCGAAACCGACGACCAAATCGCCCGGGAAACCCTCGCCTGCGACCGGGGGGAAGTTCAAAGTGTGCCAGTCCGTCACAAACTCGGACTCCCGGTCAAAACTCCCGAGGCGGTTGGTTCCTAAGCGGTATTCCCGCTTTAACCACCACTCCCAACCGCGTGTTGGAATCCCGCTGCGTCGCCGATTCGTCCTTGATCTCAACTCACCTGCACACGCGACTTAACTCGACTTTCTTCACGTTCACTGGGGATCATTGGTATGGGCGCGGATCTGATGGTGTTTGTGACGGTCTTCGTCCTGGCGCTGTTCGTCGGGTTCGAGTTGATCGTCAAAGTCCCGCCGACTCTGCACACACCGTTGATGTCTGGCTCCAACGCGATCTCGGGAATCACGGCGGTTGGCGCGGTGGTGGCGGCCAGCTCCAACAGTGGTCTGGCCGCGGTGTTAGGCTTCTTCGCGGTGGCCTTCGCCATGACCAACGTGGTGGGCGGCTTCCTGGTGACTCACCGGATGCTAGGCATGTTCAAAGCGCGTGGGACGGGAACTCCCGGCGGACACGCTGACGCCGACAAGGTTGCCGCCGTCCATGCCAAGGTCTCCACCAACGGCGCGGTGGGTTCCTGAAACGAGCAGGATGACACCTCGTTCCATCCCGACGCTTCCTCCAAATGAACTGGACCGGGTCTTGCCATCGGTTCCAGACGACGAATCCACTCCGATCCAACCACCCCTCTTCCCCGTTTCCTCTTGGAGTCGCGTAGCGATGACCCCGACCATGCGGCTGATGTACCTGATCGCCGCGAGCTTGTTCATTCTTGGGATCAAAGGGCTGTCGCATCCCCGAACCGCGGTGCGTGGCAACATCCTAGGCGCGGTCGGGATGCTCCTCGCGATCGTGACGACCTTGATTGGCTATGGGATCGTGTCGGTCTGGGTGGTTTGGGCGGGGATGGTGATCGGCTCGGTGGCCGGCGTCTACTTGGCCCTGAACGTGCCGATGACCGCCATGCCGCAAATGGTGGCGCTGCTCAACGGTTTCGGCGGCATCGCCTCGCTGTTGGTGGCCGGGGCGGAGTTGTGGTTGCAGCTTAAGGAGACCCAGTTCGAGGGGGCAGCTTCCCCCACCGCCGCCTTTGGCGTTTCGACTGGGCTTTCCGGCCTGATTGGTGGCGTGACCTTCACCGGCAGTCTGGTGGCCTTCGCCAAGTTACAGGAACTCAAGTGGATCGACAATCCGCAATTCGTGATTCCCAACCGCAACCTGGTGGTCGGCCTGCTTGCGCTGCTGTGCGTGACCGCCGTGGTGGGGTTGAGCAGGGAACCGACCAATCCTCTGATCTACGCCGTCCTCTGCGTCCTGGCCTTGGTGTTGGGCTTCCTGCTGACGGTGCCCATTGGCGGGGCCGATATGCCGGTGGTGATCGCGTTACTCAACTCCTACTCTGGTCTGGCAGCCGCGGCGACTGGCTTTGTCATTAATAACGACGTGCTGGTGATCGCCGGTTCGCTGGTGGGTTCCTCAGGCATTATCCTGACCCGCATCATGTGCAAGGCGATGAACCGTTCGTTCATCAATGTCCTCTTCGGCACAATGGGCGGCGGCGACACCGGCCCCAAAGCCGACGAGGTGTACGCGGGCAAAATCAAATCGACCACGCCCGAGGAACTGGCGATCCTGTTCGAATCGGCCCGCCGGGTGGTCGTCGTCCCCGGCTACGGCCTGGCGGTGGCCCAAGCTCAGCACGCGGTGCGCGACCTCTACAACAAACTGACCCAACACGGCGTCGAAGTCGAGTTCGGCATTCATCCCGTCGCCGGACGAATGCCTGGCCATATGAATGTCCTTTTGGCCGAGGCTGAAATCCCCTACGAGGTCATGAAGGAGATGGACGAGATCAACCCCACCTTCGACTTCACCGACGTGGTGGTGGTGATCGGGGCCAACGACGTGGTCAATCCGTTGGCTCGGGAAAACAACAATGGACCCATCGCTGGAATGCCGATCCTCGACGTGGACAAAGCACGTACTGTGGTGGTCCTCAAGCGATCACTCTCGCCGGGCTTCGCGGGCATCCCCAACCCGCTCTTTGCCGCCGACAACACCCTCATGTTGTTCGCCGACGCCAAAAAGGGTCTTCAAGAGATCAACACCGCACTGACTGAACTTGTGCGATGAATCCAGAAGCGGGACGACGTTGAGTCCTTCCTCAAACGAGGTCTTATGGCACTCACGTCGTCCTCCGCTGATTCGGTTCTTGCAATGCGCCAATCTTCGGAATGGCGGCTTGACGCAACGTCTCGATCAGACGATCAACCGCTTCGATGGAATGCCGCGCCGAGAGGGAAACGCGCAGGCGGGCCGTGCCTCGCGGCACGGTGGGTGGTCGAATCGCTCCAACGACAACCCCTTTGGTCTTCAACTCTTGAGCCAACCTCATCGTCGCGTCCGCCTCGCCCACGAGGATTGGCACGATGGGACCGAGCGACTCGGGCACAACCCAACCGGCTCGACGCGCTTCGTGTCGAAGCCGTTCCGCCAAAGCGAAGACCTTGATGCGTCGCTCCGGTTCGGCTTGGACAATTGCCAAAGCCGCCCGCGCCGCCGCAGCGCAGGCGGGCGGCAACGCGGTTGAATAGACCAGGGGACCGGCCCGTTGCACCACATAGCGCACGAGACGCCGCTCTCCGGCTACAAATCCGCCCAACGTGCCCAACGCCTTGGAAAGGGTGCCTACGGTGATGGTCACCCGTTCCATCACATCCCAGTATTCCCGCGCGCCGCGTCCTCCCCGACCGAACAACCCGGTGCCATGAGCCTCGTCCACCAGCGTCATCGCCCCGTGACGTTCGGCCAAAGCGCAAACCTTGGGCAAGGGAGCGAGATCGCCGTCCATGCTAAACACGCCATCGACCGCGATCAGACGACGACGATACCGGCCCTCGTCCCGCGTCAAAATCTCCGCCAACCGGGTTACATCATTGTGCGGAACGACCCGGAGGGCGGCTCCACTGAGCCTTACCCCATCCATTAAACAGGCGTGATTAAGCCGATCGACATAGACCGCGTCTCCCGATCCCACCACCGAGGCGATGGCACCTAGGTTGGCAGCGTAGCCAGTAGGGGCCAGCGCGACGGTCTCGACTCCCTCGAACGCCGCGAGATCCGCCGCCAGCGCCTCATGCTCCTCGGTCCAACCGCTGACGAGAGCCGAAGCCCGCGCTCCGGTTCCGAACCGGCGGGTCGCCTCGATGGCCGCGTCGATCACTCGGGAATCGTCCGACAACCCCAGATAATCATTACTGCTAAAGTCAAGAAGTGACGACTCACGCCCATGAGGGCGGCGAGGCGTCAAGCGTCGCTCCAACCCCTGCGCGGTCCAATCGGCCCACTCGGCGTCGAGCCAGGCTAGGGGGTCAACGGGTTGGTCGGCCTTCATTCATCCCTCCTCGCGGCGCAAGACCGCGGCTGCCAAATGTCCACCGAAGCCGAGCGAGATTTTGAGCGCTGTTCGAACCGGTCTGGGTTGACCACGCGACACGACCACCTGAAGGTCGCAAACCGGGTCGCGCGGTAGAGTGTTGAGGGTCGGCGGCACGACCCCCTCTGACAGAGTCCAGACCGCGACCGCCAGTTCGACCGCGCCCGCGCCTCCCAATAAATGACCGAATTGAGGCTTGTTGGCCACGCAGATCACGCGATCGGCCTGAATGCCCAACGCCCGACGGGCTGCTTGACACTCCAACGGATCGTTGGAAGAGGTGGCCGTGCCATGCACATTGAGATGGTCGAGTTCTTGAACGCGCATCGCTCCATCGTCGAGCGCTTGAAGGATCAACTCCGCCAGACGTCGGGGGTTAGGGTCGAGATTAGTGGGATGGAAGGCGTCGGATCCGATCGCCCCTCCCACAAGTCGCGCTAGACTTCGTGCCCCTCGACGACGCGCCAAAGCGGGCGACTCCAAGACCAGCAGCGCCCCTCCCTCGCCCACGAGAAATCCGGAGCGGTCGCGTGACCAGGGACGCATGGCAGCGGTCGGATTGCTTGGATCGACCTTCGCCAGCGCATTCATGCGTGCGAACGCGGCGATCACCAGCGGGTCGAGCGACACATCGACGCCGCCGACCACCACGAGGTCGCATTCGCCGCGGCGAATCCACTCCAAACCCCTCAGCGCCGCGACCAGGCCCGTCGCGCAGGCGGCGACTGGCGCCAGACTTGGACCAGTCGCGCCTAACAACCTCGAAACCTGGGAGGCAGCTCCATGAGGCCAAAAACGGGTCCAATCGGGTTCGTGATCGGGCCACCCCACCAGCTCCCGAAGGCGGGTCAAATCCCCCTTGCTCAGACCGATCGCCACCCCAACCCGGCTTGGATCAATTCCCTGCTCGGAAAGGGGGAGACGGAGATTCGCATCCTCCAGAGCGTCGGCGATCAGTTGGTCGAGCAAGTCGTCGATGGTGCGGAGGCGAGCCAGAGGGGCTCCGTAGCGGGGAGGGGCGTCGGCGGAAAAACCGCGTTCCTCGCCGAGTCGGACAATGGCCGAGCGTCCTGACAGCAGACCCTCCCAGGTCCGCTGTCCTCGGCCCAAGCCGGTTTCTAGGCCGATCCCGGTTACAATGGCACAGGCGTTCATGGAGTCGGGTCCAACAAGATGCCGCCGCCCATGACGCTGTCGATGTCAACTGTCCGGTTCACTCGCGTTGGCACGACGGGGAACACGATCCCCGCGGGTTTGGGGATGCCGACGACGGAAGGGGTTCCAACCCCAACGCCTCGAAGAGACGAGTATCCGCGTCGAAATCAGGGTTGGGCGTGGTCAGGAGCGTTTCGCCGGCGAAAATCGAATTGGCCCCGGCCAGGAAGCAAAGGGCTTGATCCGATTCGGACATGCTCACTCGGCCGGCGGAGAGTCGGACCATCGAGGTGGGCATGAGGATTCGGGCCGTGGCGATCGCCCGCACCATGTCGAAGATCGGCACGCGGGGACGATGGCCCAACGGGGTGCCGGGGACCGGCACCAAGGCGTTGATTGGGACCGATTCGGGCGGGGTGGGCAGATTGGCCAGGGTCCAAAGGAGGCTAATGCGGTCCTCGTGAGACTCGCCGAGCCCCAGAATGCCTCCCGAGCAGACGGTGATGCCCGCTTCCCGAACATGTCGGAGGGTTTCGAGACGATCTTGGTAAGTCCGGGTCGAGATGATGTCGCCGTAGAAATCCTCGGACGAGTCGAGGTTGTGGTTGTAAGCG encodes:
- a CDS encoding beta-ketoacyl-[acyl-carrier-protein] synthase family protein, with the translated sequence MNACAIVTGIGLETGLGRGQRTWEGLLSGRSAIVRLGEERGFSADAPPRYGAPLARLRTIDDLLDQLIADALEDANLRLPLSEQGIDPSRVGVAIGLSKGDLTRLRELVGWPDHEPDWTRFWPHGAASQVSRLLGATGPSLAPVAACATGLVAALRGLEWIRRGECDLVVVGGVDVSLDPLVIAAFARMNALAKVDPSNPTAAMRPWSRDRSGFLVGEGGALLVLESPALARRRGARSLARLVGGAIGSDAFHPTNLDPNPRRLAELILQALDDGAMRVQELDHLNVHGTATSSNDPLECQAARRALGIQADRVICVANKPQFGHLLGGAGAVELAVAVWTLSEGVVPPTLNTLPRDPVCDLQVVVSRGQPRPVRTALKISLGFGGHLAAAVLRREEG
- a CDS encoding DUF2760 domain-containing protein — protein: MWKRLALALKFGWRILTQPEFADRAAPLLHAEPEGPDLRILTLLQRDGRLVDFVLEEIDSYSDAQIGAEVRKIHQGCRKVLTDYLEIEPIFTQDESTMVTVPAGFDPNAIRLVGQVSGNPPFKGTLCHKGWRVKTVKFPTSAGLAASANILAPAEVELR
- a CDS encoding class 1 fructose-bisphosphatase; the encoded protein is MSAQYSTPAPRSPTILSLAQHLRQVERERPGGVADDLSPLMNQLAFAAKVLAREINRAALAAAAPPQSVQGGTNSTGDDQTRLDVYANQVVLDAFHRSTRLAGLVSEEMDELVVLSEGDRARMILCIDPIDGSSNTEINGSLGTIFGFYRRERTGPGDLTAELIEGRAPLVAAGYVFYGSGTLLVYSQGEGVRSFLLDRELGEFMMCHPDIRCPEEGDSFAANTGRLYEWHPGLQRYIHHISQRDPATRRPYSLRYSGALVADFHRCLLRGGVYFYPSDRGHAEGKLRLFYESAPLAFLVEQAGGKASDGRSPILPPRARSIHQRSSLVIGSAREVELIEKFVAEAEPKTASAWTI
- a CDS encoding NAD(P) transhydrogenase subunit alpha produces the protein MKLGVLQERRPGETRVALVPAQVPLAANPKTGLEVLVEPGAGLHAGFSDAEYAEKGATIAADRAQVLAQADVLLCVRLPEDSETLVALNGSKTLIGMADPLGNPQLIADLAGRGLRVFALELIPRITRAQNMDVLSSMATVSGYKAVLLAANHLTRMFPMLMTAAGTIPPAKVLVLGAGVAGLQALATARRLGAVTMGYDVRIAAREQVESLGAKFVELDLKADDAEGAGGYAKQLDQSFYDRQRQLLGRVIAECDVVISTAAVPGSKSPLLIDEAAVQGMKSGSVIVDLAAERGGNCALTIPDRTIQAHSITILGPTNLPASVPTHASQLYSRNLVNFITHLSKLGLLGGNSTETDDQIARETLACDRGEVQSVPVRHKLGLPVKTPEAVGS
- the bioB gene encoding biotin synthase BioB, whose translation is MTLARPSVSSPSPTGVSAERWSRDAVRALYHTPLLELVVRASEVHRRHHDPSKVQVCVLLSIKTGGCPEDCAYCPQAARYHTNVKAQPLLAVEEVLESARRARERGATRFCMGAAWREVRDNAHFDRVLEMIRGVKALGLEVCCTLGMATADQARKMKEAGLDAYNHNLDSSEDFYGDIISTRTYQDRLETLRHVREAGITVCSGGILGLGESHEDRISLLWTLANLPTPPESVPINALVPVPGTPLGHRPRVPIFDMVRAIATARILMPTSMVRLSAGRVSMSESDQALCFLAGANSIFAGETLLTTPNPDFDADTRLFEALGLEPLPSSASPNPRGSCSPSCQRE
- a CDS encoding NAD(P)(+) transhydrogenase (Re/Si-specific) subunit beta, coding for MTPTMRLMYLIAASLFILGIKGLSHPRTAVRGNILGAVGMLLAIVTTLIGYGIVSVWVVWAGMVIGSVAGVYLALNVPMTAMPQMVALLNGFGGIASLLVAGAELWLQLKETQFEGAASPTAAFGVSTGLSGLIGGVTFTGSLVAFAKLQELKWIDNPQFVIPNRNLVVGLLALLCVTAVVGLSREPTNPLIYAVLCVLALVLGFLLTVPIGGADMPVVIALLNSYSGLAAAATGFVINNDVLVIAGSLVGSSGIILTRIMCKAMNRSFINVLFGTMGGGDTGPKADEVYAGKIKSTTPEELAILFESARRVVVVPGYGLAVAQAQHAVRDLYNKLTQHGVEVEFGIHPVAGRMPGHMNVLLAEAEIPYEVMKEMDEINPTFDFTDVVVVIGANDVVNPLARENNNGPIAGMPILDVDKARTVVVLKRSLSPGFAGIPNPLFAADNTLMLFADAKKGLQEINTALTELVR
- a CDS encoding aminotransferase class I/II-fold pyridoxal phosphate-dependent enzyme; translated protein: MKADQPVDPLAWLDAEWADWTAQGLERRLTPRRPHGRESSLLDFSSNDYLGLSDDSRVIDAAIEATRRFGTGARASALVSGWTEEHEALAADLAAFEGVETVALAPTGYAANLGAIASVVGSGDAVYVDRLNHACLMDGVRLSGAALRVVPHNDVTRLAEILTRDEGRYRRRLIAVDGVFSMDGDLAPLPKVCALAERHGAMTLVDEAHGTGLFGRGGRGAREYWDVMERVTITVGTLSKALGTLGGFVAGERRLVRYVVQRAGPLVYSTALPPACAAAARAALAIVQAEPERRIKVFALAERLRHEARRAGWVVPESLGPIVPILVGEADATMRLAQELKTKGVVVGAIRPPTVPRGTARLRVSLSARHSIEAVDRLIETLRQAAIPKIGALQEPNQRRTT
- a CDS encoding sulfatase-like hydrolase/transferase, which gives rise to MGVGLESAIAAERPHHEDHRPNILFIFSDDHSIPALSAYGEARNLLQTPTLDRLAREGMRFDRCLVPNSICGPSRATVLTGKYSHAHGFYDNRSRFDGSQTTFPKLLQKAGYQTALFGKWHLVSEPTGFDDWEILPGQGHYYNPDFLTPTGKITKTGYVTDLITERALQWFTQSRDPSRPFLWMVHHKAPHREWEPALRHLGHDNDRVYPEPPTLFDDYAGRGKAEREQDMTIARTMNERDLKLVPPARLNAEQRRVWDAYYEPRNRAFRQAKLEGNDLVRWKYNRYMHDYLGCVKAVDESVQRLLEALEAAGVADNTIVVYCSDQGFYLGEHGWFDKRFIFEESLRTPLLIRWPGVVAPGSVNRDLVSNLDFASTFLEAAGLTPPDDLHGRSLVPILKGKTPADWRKSFYYHYYEYPGVHSVRRHYGVVTDRYKLVRFYGDDIDEWELFDLETDPLELTSVYGKPEYAQIQAELHAELERLRAELKVPDPDPAATFQANSPAAGDAATTKAAATRPQAASPPRLVPAAVQRPNVVFITVDDMNNDAGCYGHPQVKTPHLDALAARGVRFDRAYCQYPLCNPSRASFLTGLRPDQTKVYDNQKQFRETDPNILTLPQLFKTNGYHVARVGKLYHYGNPGQIGTDGLDDPPSWSEKVNPVGIDKSELEPKIINHTPKRGLGAGMCYLSDPDGKDEDHTDGKVASEAIRILNQRQDQPLFLAVGFYRPHTPYVAPQKYFDLYPFETVSLTPRPNMIPEDVPAAAFASTRPWPSFGITPEQERRCKQAYWASISFVDAQLGRVLAAIDALGLRDKTIVVFLSDHGYHLGEHGLWLKQSNFEESARVPLVIAGYGVADQAKGQSCERTVELIDLYPTLADLAGLTPPPNLPGASLRPLLNNPKASWDRPAFTQVRRAGFEGRSVRTERWRCTVWDDGANGVELYDHANDPLEQKNRANDPDHAQTLAELRALLEGNR
- a CDS encoding DUF7002 family protein, with amino-acid sequence MTPWNLERFAQSRPFLVHLTLDLNLEAILDDRVLKPAGELMRASGQLDWLTRRRPADLPLTIPHRADGVRRVWVRDQIPLRPERILFEPGWTLERFVARLNAMVFLWPATSKGPITAGRRQIACYTRRPGPRPLLIWMDTRAVFALNDPNRVRLTTVNSGAPSVRGSRLGSRGESTFHPIETFPGPSWRVVEVAFEGPVRLPETFRVAPVVAIP